From the Streptomyces nodosus genome, the window ACGACGTCGACGTGTCCGCCCCGCCCGGGCGGCCTTCGCCCGCTTGGCCGCGAAGCGCACGCCGCCGGGGCTCTCCCCGACCTCCACACGCACCACGGTCGACAGCGGATCCACGATTCCCTCGCCGACATGCAGGATGGACGTCTCCACAGCACCGAGCTTGGTCAGGGCGGTGGCGGCGCTCTTCAGCTCCTCCTCGGCCGCGTCGCCCTTGAGCGCAAGCATTTCCCCGTATGGACGGAGCAGAGGGATGCCCCAGGTGGCCAGACGGTCCAGCGGGGCCACGGCACGCGCTGTCACCACATGGACCGGGGGCAGGGTTCCCATGACCTCTTCGGCGCGACCGCGGACGACGGTGACATGGTCGAGGCTCAGCAGCTCGACGACCTCGCTGAGGAAATTGGTCCGCCGCAGTAGAGGCTCCAGCAACGTGATCTTCAGGTCTTCCCGGACGAGTGCCAGGGGGATACCGGGCAGCCCGGCACCAGAGCCGACATCGCACACGGTCACCCCCTCGGGCACGACCTCGGAGAGCACCGCACAGTTCAGCAGGTGTCGCTCCCACAGCCGGGGCACTTCCCGCGGGCCGATCAGACCACGCTGCACACCGGCCTCGGCCAGCAGCTCCGCATAGCGGACCGCGTCCGCGAAGCGATCGCCGAACACCTCGCGCGCTTGCTCGGGCGCAGGGGGAAGCTCTACTGCCTCCGTCACAGGGACCGTCCTTCCGTAC encodes:
- the rsmG gene encoding 16S rRNA (guanine(527)-N(7))-methyltransferase RsmG; amino-acid sequence: MTEAVELPPAPEQAREVFGDRFADAVRYAELLAEAGVQRGLIGPREVPRLWERHLLNCAVLSEVVPEGVTVCDVGSGAGLPGIPLALVREDLKITLLEPLLRRTNFLSEVVELLSLDHVTVVRGRAEEVMGTLPPVHVVTARAVAPLDRLATWGIPLLRPYGEMLALKGDAAEEELKSAATALTKLGAVETSILHVGEGIVDPLSTVVRVEVGESPGGVRFAAKRAKAARAGRTRRRR